The stretch of DNA TAGCATTGGTTGGGAAGTATGTTTCCCTGCACGACGCCTACCTCAGTGTGGCGGAAGCCTTGCGTCATGCAGGGTTTTACCATGAATCGGCCGTCGAGATAATATGGGTTGATTCTGAAGGCGTCACACCGGACAATGTCCATGAATTGCTGCAGGACGTGGACGGGATCCTTGTGCCGGGTGGTTTTGGTGATCGCGGTATCGAGGGTAAAATTGAAGCAATCCGCTATGCGCGTGAGAACGGTCTGCCATACCTTGGCCTCTGCCTGGGTATGCAGCTGGCAGTGATTGAGTTTTGCCGCAATGTGTTGGGCTGGCGGGATGCCAACAGCACGGAATTTAATCCTGGAACACGTTACCCGGTGATTGATTTGCTGCCGGAACAAAAAGACCTCGATATCAAAGGAGGCACGATGCGTCTGGGGGGATACCCCTGCAAGCTGCTGACCGGGTCAAAGGCCCACCAGGCCTACAAACAGGAGCTTATCGTGGAAAGACACCGCCACCGCTATGAAATGAACAATGACTTCCGTTCTGACATAGCGGGTCGGGGAATGGTTTTCAGCGGGACGCTGCCGGACGGCTACCTGGTGGAAATCATTGAGTTGCCCGAACACCCGTGGTTTGTCGCCACCCAGTTTCATCCGGAATTCAAGTCCCGTCCCAACCGGGCGCACCCACTGTTCCGGGAATTTATCGGGGCGGCCAGAAAATATAAAGAGGCCAGGTACCTTTAACCACGTGTATAAGCTTTGGATAAAACCCAAAGCTTTTTTTGCACCTTGACGGAAGCAGGAGAACCGCCCCCTTGCTTCCAAGCAGGAGAATCGTTCCATGCTTGCTTCCATCGGGAGAGGCAGGTGTGTATGATTTGGTGGTGAATATAACAAGCTATTAGCAAATTAGGAGGTTGATCGCTTTTGAAGAAACAAATTATTGCCGGGCTTATTCTGGGAGTTGCCGCGATCTCCCTGGTGTTGGCCATAGCCATGAAGCCGGTTGGCCGGACTGCTGAAAATTCGAGCGCGGGCAGGGGAGAGGTCGGCGTAATTTACATAGAAGGAACTATCGCCAGCGGCCGGAGCGTCTCTCCTTTTGAAGCCCAATCGGGCGCGGAGGCCATTGCCTCTTCTCTCAGAGAGGCAGCCAGAAAGCCGGGACTCAAGGCCGTGGTGGTCAGGTTGAACAGCCCCGGTGGCACCCCCGCGGCATCCCAGGAAATTGACGCCGAACTGCAGAGGTTAAGAAATTCAGGCAAGATAGTGGTGGCTTCCATGGGTGATGTGGCAGCTTCGGGCGCGTACTGGATCGCCGCCGGCGCCGATCAAATTGTCGCTAATCCCGGCACCATTACTGGAAGCATCGGCGTGTTTATGCAGACTACAAATTTAGAGGAGTTGTATGGTAAAATCGGTATGGACAGGGAAATTTACAAGAGCGGCCCGTACAAGGACATGGGGTCGCCGGATCGCCCGGTAACACCCGAGGAACGGGCTATCTTCCAGTCCATGGTTGACGATATTTACAACCAGTTTGTAGATGTGGTGGCCCGCGGCAGGCACAAGGATGTCGCTGAGGTCAAAGCCCTGGCGGACGGGAGGGTTTACACCGGGCGCCAGGCTAAAGAGCTCGGACTTGTAGACCAATTGGGAGATTTCCATGACGCGGTTCTCCTCGCCGGAAAAATGGCGGGGATAGCCGGAGAACCGGCGATTGTTGAAATAGGTGAAAAGAGCTTTTGGCAGGGGTTGTTTGCCGGGGTGAAGGGGAACCTTTTGCCGGGGCTGGGCTGGACGGATTTGCTGGAAGAAAATGCAAATTCCCTTAACCCTCGCTAAAGAGCCGTAAAAGGAGAAAGTTGCCATGAACGATAACACTTATAAGATCGATCAAAACTCTTCGGGTGAGGCATCCAGCTCAGGTGGCGCTGACAGGAGCGGGTTGGAGCCGCAAGAAAAACCATCATGCGCTCCCTGTTTCAACAATACCGAGGATCCAAATGTTGGCTGTGACGAGGATGAACCTGTCCAGAGCTTTCTGGAACTTGTTTACGGGGTGCTTTTTGAACCGGTCAAAACCCTGAAAAAGGCTGCCCGGCGTCCGCCGCTGGCCAATGCTCTATTGCTGGTGACCATCCTCGGATTGGCCGGGGTGTTGATGTGGCTGTTAACCATCTCAAGAGTTTTAAACCAGGCCGCCGAGCCTTCCGCCATGGTTCCTTTACCGTCAACAGCGCCGCTTTTGGTTTTGGGCGCGGTTTTAATTTTCCTGTGGGGTTATATAAAATGGTTTAGCTATAGCGCCTTTATCAGCCTTGCCGCCGAAATGCTGGGCGGGTTGGGGAGCGCCAGAAATGTTGCCGCTGTCGTTGGCCTCTCCTTAATCCCGACTATTTTAATGATTCCTGCTCAGATGCTCAACTACTACCTGGCTTCCGCGGCATTTATATGTACCACGATTTTGGTTGTATGGATCTGGGTAGCCGCACTTATGGTAATCGGGGTCAGGGAGGTCCACAGACTCTCTACAGGCCGGGCATTGCTTGCCGTACTTAGCCCGGTGTTGGTTCTGGCCGTATTCACGGGCTTACTTTTAGCCGGATTGGTGGCTGTCGCAGTGAGCATATTTTCAGGGATGAACCTGCCGGGTTATTTTTGACTGAATTAAGGAGATATTTTATTGTACACAGGAGGTTTTTAGGAAAGTCCGACGAATATTTACGTTTACATTAATTAATAAATATAGCTATTACAGGGCTGGAGTGGAATATATATGCCGGGGTAGCTTGCGATTTGCTCATTGTGGATGATCAGGCAGGTGTGCGCCGTCTCCTATATGAAGCTTTTTCTGATGAAGGATACCTTGTTGAAACAGCTTCCAGCGGGCTGGAAGCCATCATGAAGGTAAGCGATAAATCCCCTTTATTAGTCCTCCTTGATATTAAAATGCCGGGCATGAGCGGCCTGGAAACACTTGATGAGCTGCTTAAGATCATTCCTCAAACGCCGGTGGTGATGATGACTGCCTATGGTGAACTTGATATAGTGGCGGAGGCTAAAAGGAGAGGGGTAAAGCACTATATCAATAAACCTTTTGACCTTGATGAAATTCGCTACCTGATCAAGGGATTGCTTTTGGAGGAAAAGGACAGGCTGGCGATGATTAAAGAAATTGGCTGATTGCACTCTGCTTATTTAAGGGGCCGTCCTTGGTTGGTTTCTTAGATGCGGCTTTAGCTTTGGCTGGAAATCGCGTCCGGTTTGTAATTGCGGCGCTAAAACTCCGGCTGTTTTTATTTGTATGGTCAGAATGAAAAAGGACTTTTAGGAGCAGTGGCGAAGTATTATATAACAGATTGGGGACATGATCTTTTGGGGAAAGCCGGTTTCGATTTTCAAGAAAGCCCCGGATATCTTGCCTGGAATCTATCCCCTATTGTTGTAGGAGGGTTTAGCAATGGGTATTGACATAAACACCGTGCTGGCCATGCGATGCCCTGATTGCGGGAAAATGGAGTTTCATGAATTTTCCCGGTTTTCCATTGCCAGGGGGCATGCTTTCCATGTTACCTGCTCCTGCGGCGCCACCAAGCTGACCGTCAGTACAAAAAACTTAAGCTGCTACTGGCTCCAGGTTCCCTGTGTGGTATGCGAAACCAAACACCTCCGGGAGATATCCGGGAAAAGGCTATGGTCGGGAGAGGTGGTAACCCTTTCCTGTGACGATACCGATATGGAATTGGGACATATTGGACCCGCATCAAAAGTGAAAGAGATGACTGCCAGTTATGAGCAGGAATTGGAAGCCCTGGTCAATGAATTTGGCTGTGACAGTTACTTTAACAACTCCAAGATAATGTATGAAGTACTGAGTTGTCTCCACGAGATCGCCGAGCGGGGGGAACTTTACTGCCAGTGCGGTAATTATAAAATCGAGGTGGATATCTTTCCGGATCGGCTGGAACTCCAATGTAAAAATTGCGATAGCCTCAACATCATATATGCTGAAACGGAAGAGGATTTAAAAGTAATCCAGCAGGTCGACATGATCGAATTGGCCCGGCACGGCTTTAAATGCCTGGACAGTCTGGCCAACACCGGTAAGTCCAAAAAAGCCCGCCGTAAAAGGAGTAAAACATAATACTGCTTGCTTCCGGTCATACTGTTATTACCGGACCAAAAAGTTGGCTTAATTTCACTGGCATTTGACTTGGTCAAATGTCAGTTTGCGTAATTTTATCCTTCCGGCGGGAAAAGCCAATATTCGAGTTTTGTTGCGTTGTTCGCAAACAGAACCGCTCCAGTCGCGGGTATCTACCGAAAAGGAGGAAATGCTTTGTCTCTCGTACCTGTTAGTGAATTATTGAAACATGCCGAAGCCGGCGGTTATGCTGTGGGGGCATTTAACTGCAACAACATGGAAATTGTCCAGGCCATAGTTGCAGCCGCCGAGGCGGAAAATGCCCCGGTAATCATGCAGGCCAGTCAGGGGGCCATCAAATACGCGGGGATAGACTATATCGTGGCCCTGGCCAGACTGGCCGCGGAGCGCACTACCATTCCGGTGGCCCTGCACTTAGACCACGGCACCAGTTTTGAGCAGGTTATACAGTGTGTCAGGGCCGGGTTTTCCTCGGTTATGATCGACGGCTCCAAGTTGCCCCTGGAAGATAATATCGCCCTGACCAGGCGGGTGCTGGATGTAGCAAGGGCCGTAGGCGTTTCGGTAGAGGCGGAACTGGGAAAAATAGGCGGCACCGAAGATGATATCAGTGTTAGTGACCGCGACGCCCTTTTCACCGACCCCGAGGAGGCCGCCAGATTTGTCCGGGAAACCGGAGTGGATGCCCTGGCCGTGGCCATTGGCACTGCCCACGGTCAATATAAGGGAAAACCGGAGCTGGATTTCGCCCGCCTGGCCAAAATCAGATCTCTTGTCAAGATCCCCATCGTCCTGCATGGGTCATCCGGGGTCCCGGATGAAGACGTCCGCAAAGCTATCGGCCTGGGAGTGTGCAAAGTCAATATCGACACCAACATCCGCGAGGCCTTTGTTGCCGCGGCCCGCCAGGTGCTGGCAGACAACCCTAAAGAAATCGACCCGCGCAAAATGCTGGGACCGGCGAGGGAAGCCGCGATCGGGCTGATCCGGGAGAAAATCAGGGTTTTTGGCAGCTCGCATAAGGCTTAATTCTTAGCAGGCCAGGAGGTGTTAAAAGAAAATTGAAGCTTTTTCTTGATACGGCCAACATTGATGAGATTCGCAAGGCCTATGCCCTTGGTGTGATTTGCGGCGTGACTACCAACCCTTCTCTTATTGCCAAAGAAGGGCGCAATTTTGCCGAAGTGGTGCGAACCATTGCTTCTATTGTAGACGGGCCCATCAGCGCAGAGGCTGTTAGCCTTGATGCGCCCGGGATGATTGACGAGGCGAAAGCATTGGCCGCCATACACCCGAACATCGTGGTGAAAATTCCGATGACAGCCGAGGGTTTACAAGCCACGAACAGCTTGTCTAATGCGGGCATCCGTACCAATGTAACCCTGGTTTTTTCAGCCAACCAGGCCCTGTTGGCCGCCCGTGCCGGAGCCTCTTACGTCAGTCCCTTCGTCGGGAGGCTGGACGACATCAGCCTGGATGGGATGGAATTGATTTATGACATAATGGAAATCTTTAACCGCTACCAGCTGCCCACCGAGGTGATTGCCGCCAGTATTCGCCACCCCATCCATGTCATCACCGCGGCCAAGGCCGGCGCCCATATTGCCACCATACCTTACAGGGTGCTGATGCAGATGATCCAGCACCCCCTCACCGATGCCGGCATTAAAAAATTCCTTGAAGACTGGGAAACTGTGAAAAATAAGTAGAAAACACACTACCCTGAAAACAAATGTTCTGGACTTCTTAAAAATGTGGGTGCGAATTCATTCCCACAAATGCAACATTGGCTGCCACAAGTTCGGCGCCAGTGCGCCGGGTGCGATTGAAATCGCACCCGCATCGCAGATTTTCATTCTTTACCGGTACCGCGATAGCGGCATGGTAAACTGCCATAGAGAGTATATGTCAGGAGATTTTGCCTCTATCAAGCAAATGAAGTAAAATGATTTTTGTAAGGTTTTTTGATGGGAATAATAATATTGATAACAAGGACTAAAGGGGTAGGACATGTTAGCCGAAGGGATTTTGTGTTTGAAAAAGAAAATTGCCACACGTGTGCTGGAGTACCTGAAAAATTACTACGATAAGGTCATGAGCCTGCCTGATTCACCCAAAAAGATTGCCAGAGGAGTAGCTTTAGGAATTGCCTTTGACTTTTTGCCCATACCTATTATCAGCATACCGCTTTCCTACCTGGTGGCCCGCCTCATCCGCTGCAGCCCGCTGGCAGCCGTCGCTACGGTTTGTGTGTTTAAGGCGATGGTCCCTGTATTCTTCACCTTTGATATCCTGGTCGGCAAGTTTCTGTGCGGGGGTGCCCCCGAAACCGACGTTTCCATCAGTGGCTTGTCATTCGTGGGCCCTTATCTGGAAAAAGTGATTGAACACGGTTATCCTTTTCTGGTGGGCAGCCTGGTGAATGCCACACTGTTCTCCCTGGCGGTTTATTTTCTCCTGCTAATTCTTTTGGAGCGTCGCAGACGCAAGCGGAATACATAAAACCGCTCACCGTTGTTAAAAACTATCAAAATAATCGCTGGGGGGGTTGCCTTTGAATTATGCAGACTTAGAGAGTAAAACACTGGTTGAACTTTACAAAATCGCCAAGGACCTTGAGCTACCGGGCTACTATAAGTACCGCAAAAAGGAACTGATTTTTGAAATCTTAAAAACTCAGACCGAGAAGAATGGCCTTTTATATGCCAAAGGAGTACTGGATATCCTGCCTGACGGTTACGGTTTCTTAAGACCCTTCCAATACCTTCCCAGTTATGACGATATTTACGTATCCTCATCACAAATCAGGCGTTTTGACCTTCGTACGGGTGACATGGTGGCGGGTCAGGTGCGCCGGCCTAAAGAAAGCGAACGATACTTTGCCCTGCTGCGGGTAGAGCAGGTGAACGGCATTGACCCGCAGCAAGCCGAAAGCAGGCTGCATTTTGACGGACTCACCCCCCTTTATCCCATGGAGCGGATTAACCTGGAAACTGAACCGGATAAATTTTCAACCCGGATTATCGACCTGCTTGCCCCCATCGGCAAGGGCCAGCGCGGCCTGATTGTTTCCCCGCCCAAAGCCGGCAAGACCATTCTTCTTAAGGAAATTGCCAACAGTATCACCCGCAATAACCCGGAAATTACTTTGATGGTCCTTCTTATTGATGAACGGCCGGAAGAAGTAACTGATATAGAACGTTCCGTGGACGGCGAGGTTGTCAGCTCAACCTTTGACGAACCGCCGGAAAATCACGTCAAAGTTGCTGATATGGTTTTGGAGAGAGCCAAACGGCTGGTAGAGCACGGTCAGGATGTGGTTGTCCTGCTGGACAGCATCACCCGCCTGGCCAGAGCGCACAACCTGGTGGTCCCGCCAAGCGGGCGCACTCTTTCCGGCGGAGTCGACCCGGCCGCCCTGCATAAGCCCAAAAGGTTTTTTGGCGCGGCGAGGAAACTGGAAGAGGGCGGCAGCCTGACTATCCTGGCCACTGCCCTGGTTGAAACGGGGAGCAGGATGGACGATGTTATTTTCGAGGAGTTTAAAGGAACGGGCAATATGGAGCTGATTCTGGACCGGCGGCTGGCCGAAAGGAGGCTTTTCCCGGCTGTTGATGTACAGCGTTCCGGTACGCGCAAGGAAGAGCTGCTCTTATCCAGGGAAGAGCTGGAAATGATCTGGCAGTTCCGTAAATCCACCAACGGGGCAACCCCCTGGGAAGCCATGGATATGCTGGTCGAACAGATGAAGCGGACCAGGACCAACAAGGACCTGGTGGGCGCCTTTCTACACCTGCGAAGGGCCGAGGGGGGTTCCGTGAGCCGTCCCGAAAGCGGGCGCCGGGGCTCCTATACGGTAGGCGCTGACAGCAAGTAAGGGATAACAAAGTATAATAAATACCTCTTCTGGCAAAACTAGCTATTGATTTTGCTTAGAAGAGGTGTGTTTTTTTGACAAAGCAATTTTTTAATCTGCATATAAATTTGATTAGAGCTCTTACGGCGATGTTTCTGGCTGCTGTTATCCTATTGGGTACCAGTCCGGCTATGGCCCGTCTGGATGAGTTGATTGTTGGGAATAAATATATCTCACCCCCTGTGGCCCTGGTGGAGGATGACAACCAGAGCCTGTACGAGGTCAAGCCGGGCGACACCCTCACGGATATTGCCAGACTCAACGGTATTTCCCTCGAGACACTGGCCTTAGCAAACAGGCTGCCTGACCGGGATCACATTAAGGCTGGCCAGCGCTTAAAGATCCCCTCAGATTGCATCGTCCATCTGGTGCAGCCGGGGGAAACGCTGCTGGATATCTCTAAGCTCTACCACGTTAATGTAAATGTGATAGCCGCCAGAAACGGGCAGGCGGACCCAAACACCATCCTGGCGGGGCAGAAATTGATGATTCCCCGCAGTTTCCCCGCCCTTGAACCCCTTCCTTCCAGAGGTCTTGCCGCGGGATGGTTGTCCTGGCCGCTATATGGCGCCATCAGCTCACCTTTCGGTTTGCGGGATGGGAAGCCCCACGAGGGAATTGACATTGCCGTGGAAGAAGGCACACCAATCAGGGCGGCAGCGCCCGGCCGTGTGGTATTTACCGGTTCGAGAGGCACTTACGGCCTGGCCGTGATTATCGATCACGGCGATGGATTACGCACACTGTACGCCCACTGCTCAAAAATCTTGGTTGCTGAAGGAGATCCGGTGGACACAACCACAGTCCTTGCCCTTGCTGGTAATACGGGCAAGTCCACAGGACCTCACCTGCACCTGGAAGTGCTCATGAACGGCACACCCTTAGACCCGCTGAACTACCTGGAACAGGAACATTACTACGGCTAAAATGAGCTTCACCCTAAGGTGGAGCTTATTTTATTACAAAGAAGAAGCCGCCAAATCTTCTTGAAGCTCGTTTCCTGTTAAAGTTTATGGATGGAACAATAACTGCCTGATTATGGGTGCAGAAGGATTTCAACAGCAATGAGCCAAGTGTTTGCCAGGAATAGGAGTATCAATTATAATATTGCAATAGGTTGTCTTTAGGGGGAATGGCCAGTGTACCGCCTGGTTTTTGCAGGGGAAGACGGTCGCCTTTATGACCACCACAGCCTGGGGGCTACCGGCCGCACCGGGGACAGGTTTGTGGAGATAGCGGAGGAGGACCTGATTAAGCTGCCGCAAGGGGCTTCCCTGGTACTTGTGCCGGCCGGCGTCCCGCTCGGCGTAACGCGGTCCGGTCGTTTCACCCTGCTGGAGCAAAACCCGTGGAAATCCGGCCGTGCCTGGGCGGTGGGGGCACTCTTGCCCCAGGGCTATACCCGTACGCTGTTGCCTTCTTTTCAGCGCGGCAAACAAGAAAAACCGCTGCCTCTAATGGGTTATACAGCTGTAGCCTGCCGGAATGGCGAACTATATGCGGCTGCCCTGCCCACTGACGACCCCGGGCCCTGGGATCCCTCGGCATACGACAGCGGGGACCTGCCGTTCCGGGTTAAACAAAAACAAAAAGATTATCCGGCCAACCGGATCATTCGCCAGCTGGCTCATTGCGCCCTGAATTACCACTGTTTTACCGCCCAAAACATTTTTTATGGCCGCTGGGAGGGCGGGATCCCTGTTTCGCCAAGGTGCAACGCCAACTGTCTCGGGTGCATATCACTGCAGCCGGCTGAATGCTGCCCGTCACCCCAGTCGCGCATCAATTTCAACCCAACACCGCGGGAGGTGGCTGAGGTGGCGATCCCTCACCTGGAACCGGGGAACGGCGCCATCGTCAGTTTCGGGCAGGGCTGCGAGGGCGAACCTGCTCTGGCCTCGTCAGTTATTTCCGAAGCCATCGGCATGATCAGAGCTGAGACCAGTTCTGGCACCATCAATATGAACACCAACGGCGGGCATGCCGCAGGGATAGCAGAAATTTGCCGGGCCGGTCTGGACGCCATCCGTATCAGCCTGATCAGCGCCAGACCGGAGACTTACAACGCATACTACCGCCCTGCCGGCTTCGGCTTGGCAGAGGTCCGCAATTCCATTGCAAAGGCAGTTTCCGGCGGGGTTCAGGCTTCTTTGAACCTGCTCGTTTTTCCCGGTCTTACCGATCGGGAGGAGGAGGCGGCTGCTCTTATCGAGCTAATCCGCGACACCGGGGTCAATATGGTCCAGTTGAGAAACCTTAATATAGACCCCAACCTGCTCTGGCGGCATGTGCCCTTATACAGTGGTTCCACTATGGGTGTCCCGGAGTTGGTGGATGCGTTGAGAGAATTGCCCGGCTTGACCGTTGGCAGTTACAGCCACCCGTTAGCGTAATTGTCCGTACCTCAAGCGGGAGCCGGGAGGGGGCGAAATCTTAATAATGTTTGTCCTCGGGTATCCAAAGTAGCTTTTGCGGGCATGAATTCGCTGCATTTTACTTGGCCATTTTGTCAGACAAGAGCCGGCCGCCGGTTCCGATATTGTCCATATCATTTTCTTTAATCAGCGTAACAAAAGCCTGTTCAGGTATACTTAAAATCTCGCTTGCTTTTTGAGTAAGTTCCTTAACCAGCAGCGCCTTTTTGTTTCTGTCCATTTTACCTGCTTCAACTGTGATAACGGGCATAATAACACTCCTTCATTTATGAATTTCAACTTAATCTTAGCATTGTGATTTTATGGTGTAAATATGCTGCAAAAGTTTATGGCAGGCGAAAGGACGGCGAGTGCAGCAACTCTTCTTGCCCGGAACCCTGTTTGTGTTGCGGGGCAATAAAACGTATGCTATAATTAGGAAGTGTGTCCCTTTGCTATGTCAGGAAAGAGGTGAATAAAATGAAAGAAAACATTCATCCGAAGTACGGGAAAATAACAGTTTCCTGTGTGTGCGGTGCGACCTTTGAAACCGGCTCAACCCAAAAAGATATGCGCGTGGAGATTTGCTCCAAGTGCCACCCCTTCTATACCGGATCACAGCGGACCATTGAAACCGGCGGCAGGGCCGAGCGTTTCCGTAAAAAATACGGCCTGACGACGAAGTAGGGCAGGTAGCAGAGCACGAGCTCTGCTACTTTTACTATGCGGCGCCGTCCGGTTGTTTTAAGTTGGGGTAGCAGCAGGCGCCTGTTTAAAAGGAAGTGAAATAAATGTCTTCATTCCAATACGGCGGTCAGGCGGTCATTGAAGGAGTAATGATGCGTGGCCCGGATTCCCGC from Pelotomaculum schinkii encodes:
- the sppA gene encoding signal peptide peptidase SppA, with translation MKKQIIAGLILGVAAISLVLAIAMKPVGRTAENSSAGRGEVGVIYIEGTIASGRSVSPFEAQSGAEAIASSLREAARKPGLKAVVVRLNSPGGTPAASQEIDAELQRLRNSGKIVVASMGDVAASGAYWIAAGADQIVANPGTITGSIGVFMQTTNLEELYGKIGMDREIYKSGPYKDMGSPDRPVTPEERAIFQSMVDDIYNQFVDVVARGRHKDVAEVKALADGRVYTGRQAKELGLVDQLGDFHDAVLLAGKMAGIAGEPAIVEIGEKSFWQGLFAGVKGNLLPGLGWTDLLEENANSLNPR
- a CDS encoding Yip1 family protein, which translates into the protein MNDNTYKIDQNSSGEASSSGGADRSGLEPQEKPSCAPCFNNTEDPNVGCDEDEPVQSFLELVYGVLFEPVKTLKKAARRPPLANALLLVTILGLAGVLMWLLTISRVLNQAAEPSAMVPLPSTAPLLVLGAVLIFLWGYIKWFSYSAFISLAAEMLGGLGSARNVAAVVGLSLIPTILMIPAQMLNYYLASAAFICTTILVVWIWVAALMVIGVREVHRLSTGRALLAVLSPVLVLAVFTGLLLAGLVAVAVSIFSGMNLPGYF
- a CDS encoding response regulator, producing the protein MDDQAGVRRLLYEAFSDEGYLVETASSGLEAIMKVSDKSPLLVLLDIKMPGMSGLETLDELLKIIPQTPVVMMTAYGELDIVAEAKRRGVKHYINKPFDLDEIRYLIKGLLLEEKDRLAMIKEIG
- a CDS encoding class II fructose-1,6-bisphosphate aldolase, with the translated sequence MSLVPVSELLKHAEAGGYAVGAFNCNNMEIVQAIVAAAEAENAPVIMQASQGAIKYAGIDYIVALARLAAERTTIPVALHLDHGTSFEQVIQCVRAGFSSVMIDGSKLPLEDNIALTRRVLDVARAVGVSVEAELGKIGGTEDDISVSDRDALFTDPEEAARFVRETGVDALAVAIGTAHGQYKGKPELDFARLAKIRSLVKIPIVLHGSSGVPDEDVRKAIGLGVCKVNIDTNIREAFVAAARQVLADNPKEIDPRKMLGPAREAAIGLIREKIRVFGSSHKA
- the fsa gene encoding fructose-6-phosphate aldolase, which codes for MKLFLDTANIDEIRKAYALGVICGVTTNPSLIAKEGRNFAEVVRTIASIVDGPISAEAVSLDAPGMIDEAKALAAIHPNIVVKIPMTAEGLQATNSLSNAGIRTNVTLVFSANQALLAARAGASYVSPFVGRLDDISLDGMELIYDIMEIFNRYQLPTEVIAASIRHPIHVITAAKAGAHIATIPYRVLMQMIQHPLTDAGIKKFLEDWETVKNK
- a CDS encoding DUF2062 domain-containing protein, translating into MKKKIATRVLEYLKNYYDKVMSLPDSPKKIARGVALGIAFDFLPIPIISIPLSYLVARLIRCSPLAAVATVCVFKAMVPVFFTFDILVGKFLCGGAPETDVSISGLSFVGPYLEKVIEHGYPFLVGSLVNATLFSLAVYFLLLILLERRRRKRNT
- the rho gene encoding transcription termination factor Rho; this translates as MNYADLESKTLVELYKIAKDLELPGYYKYRKKELIFEILKTQTEKNGLLYAKGVLDILPDGYGFLRPFQYLPSYDDIYVSSSQIRRFDLRTGDMVAGQVRRPKESERYFALLRVEQVNGIDPQQAESRLHFDGLTPLYPMERINLETEPDKFSTRIIDLLAPIGKGQRGLIVSPPKAGKTILLKEIANSITRNNPEITLMVLLIDERPEEVTDIERSVDGEVVSSTFDEPPENHVKVADMVLERAKRLVEHGQDVVVLLDSITRLARAHNLVVPPSGRTLSGGVDPAALHKPKRFFGAARKLEEGGSLTILATALVETGSRMDDVIFEEFKGTGNMELILDRRLAERRLFPAVDVQRSGTRKEELLLSREELEMIWQFRKSTNGATPWEAMDMLVEQMKRTRTNKDLVGAFLHLRRAEGGSVSRPESGRRGSYTVGADSK
- a CDS encoding M23 family metallopeptidase, whose amino-acid sequence is MTKQFFNLHINLIRALTAMFLAAVILLGTSPAMARLDELIVGNKYISPPVALVEDDNQSLYEVKPGDTLTDIARLNGISLETLALANRLPDRDHIKAGQRLKIPSDCIVHLVQPGETLLDISKLYHVNVNVIAARNGQADPNTILAGQKLMIPRSFPALEPLPSRGLAAGWLSWPLYGAISSPFGLRDGKPHEGIDIAVEEGTPIRAAAPGRVVFTGSRGTYGLAVIIDHGDGLRTLYAHCSKILVAEGDPVDTTTVLALAGNTGKSTGPHLHLEVLMNGTPLDPLNYLEQEHYYG
- a CDS encoding radical SAM protein; the protein is MYRLVFAGEDGRLYDHHSLGATGRTGDRFVEIAEEDLIKLPQGASLVLVPAGVPLGVTRSGRFTLLEQNPWKSGRAWAVGALLPQGYTRTLLPSFQRGKQEKPLPLMGYTAVACRNGELYAAALPTDDPGPWDPSAYDSGDLPFRVKQKQKDYPANRIIRQLAHCALNYHCFTAQNIFYGRWEGGIPVSPRCNANCLGCISLQPAECCPSPQSRINFNPTPREVAEVAIPHLEPGNGAIVSFGQGCEGEPALASSVISEAIGMIRAETSSGTINMNTNGGHAAGIAEICRAGLDAIRISLISARPETYNAYYRPAGFGLAEVRNSIAKAVSGGVQASLNLLVFPGLTDREEEAAALIELIRDTGVNMVQLRNLNIDPNLLWRHVPLYSGSTMGVPELVDALRELPGLTVGSYSHPLA
- the dmpI gene encoding 4-oxalocrotonate tautomerase DmpI, encoding MPVITVEAGKMDRNKKALLVKELTQKASEILSIPEQAFVTLIKENDMDNIGTGGRLLSDKMAK
- the rpmE gene encoding 50S ribosomal protein L31, whose amino-acid sequence is MKENIHPKYGKITVSCVCGATFETGSTQKDMRVEICSKCHPFYTGSQRTIETGGRAERFRKKYGLTTK